In one window of Amblyomma americanum isolate KBUSLIRL-KWMA chromosome 9, ASM5285725v1, whole genome shotgun sequence DNA:
- the LOC144105089 gene encoding uncharacterized protein LOC144105089, whose product MVPVGDPSALAAPNKVTGYDPQSLQIVTMDTHQSEDTTQGEDPLPTEDDYLQDMVRVWHGKKNAAAASRDAGAGATQQQAPASSAHTHGGCALNASSKSSKQLRWRPQNTPRIEKDDIVVVLKPRNTVDLKATFGPGRAGAAVRSILGDDANAGLEVWPVWDQNVVVCALKSVESAEKLLRDIVLPVGERELPFRGHPKLSGGFCRGVVTVSPDETSESVKRKLSAEQNVVSVRKLGGTPVAVITFAGTKVPRTVLYSYERLPARLYKKTVPACHRCGTVGHRADACPRPQPGRCKHCGVQVPDATPDGPAEHDCVPSCLICGGGHPTGTPGCAGRFRKAIKPSSPSGSKPKRKMGPKQAPPPKAKKAPADQETKAKPGTSKPVKSATQAVPAVLNARDFPPLAPVQPQVSCWNRAVSGPPTRPSPTETALQQQVEELRRQNQILARKMQVLEAKQAGSSEPMQEAEPDDEGDGSSVTSCLTSVSRQCGDTVVGSAGRVAGLEALTRQTEQLEEQVAALPNQIMSAVRESFQDMFKAALTQALPDLMAQVTDSVLKAVQPWVSTQIMNATSCESPHLKRKTASRQAAEEHGSGSAAGGSVRPIAGVALAPGQS is encoded by the coding sequence ATGGTCCCGGTCGGGGATCCCTCGGCTCTGGCGGCTCCAAATAAAGTCACAGGATACGACCCGCAGTCCTTGCAGATCGTAACAATGGATACCCATCAATCAGAGGATACGACTCAAGGCGAGGATCCTCTACCAACCGAGGACGATTACCTCCAAGATATGGTCCGCGTCTGGCACGGaaagaagaacgcggcggcggcatCGAGGGACGCTGGTGCTGGTGCCACCCAGCAACAGGCGCCGGCTAGCTCTGCGCATACGCACGGCGGGTGTGCGCTGAACGCATCCTCGAAGAGCTCCAAACAACTCCGGTGGCGGCCGCAGAACACTCCGCGCATTGAAAAAGATGACATCGTCGTGGTGCTGAAACCAAGAAACACGGTAGACCTCAAGGCAACTTTTGGTCCTGGACGAGCCGGCGCTGCAGTCCGCAGCATCCTCGGGGACGACGCAAATGCTGGACTTGAGGTGTGGCCCGTTTGGGACCAAAACGTCGttgtatgtgcactgaaatctgtCGAGTCCGCGGAGAAACTACTGCGGGATATTGTGCTGCCGGTAGGGGAACGCGAGCTACCGTTCCGGGGACACCCTAAACTCTCCGGTGGGTTCTGTCGAGGCGTCGTGACTGTTTCGCCAGACGAAACGTCTGAAAGCGTTAAACGAAAACTCAGTGCGGAACAAAATGTGGTGTCTGTGCGTAAGCTAGGGGGAACCCCGGTTGCGGTGATCACCTTCGCGGGGACCAAGGTGCCACGGACGGTGTTGTACAGCTACGAACGGCTCCCTGCTCGCCTGTACAAGAAAACAGTGCCAGCATGCCACCGCTGTGGCACAGTGGGCCATCGGGCCGATGCGTGCCCGCGACCACAGCCGGGCCGCTGCAAACACTGCGGAGTCCAGGTTCCCGATGCCACTCCTGACGGCCCGGCAGAACATGACTGTGTTCCGAGCTGCCTCATCTGCGGAGGCGGCCACCCTACCGGAACTCCTGGCTGTGCCGGGCGGTTCCGGAAAGCCATCAAACCGAGCTCCCCATCCGGATCCAAACCGAAGAGAAAGATGGGGCCCAAGCAGGCTCCTCCGCCCAAGGCCAAGAAAGCGCCAGCCGATCAGGAAACCAAGGCCAAACCCGGCACATCGAAACCTGTGAAATCCGCGACCCAGGCAGTGCCCGCGGTCCTCAACGCCAGGGACTTCCCGCCCTTGGCACCCGTCCAACCACAGGTGAGCTGTTGGAATAGGGCAGTCTCCGGTCCCCCTACCCGTCCCTCCCCTACCGAAACCGCCCTACAGCAGCAGGTAGAGGAGCTCAGGCGCCAGAACCAAATTCTAGCGCGCAAAATGCAAGTATTAGAGGCCAAACAGGCCGGGTCATCCGAACCAATGCAAGAAGCTGAGCCAGATGACGAGGGTGACGGATCATCCGTAACGTCTTGCCTCACTAGCGTCTCGCGGCAGTGCGGGGACACTGTAGTTGGATCTGCTGGTCGCGTCGCCGGCCTAGAGGCACTGACGCGCCAAACCGAGCAACTGGAGGAGCAAGTGGCGGCCCTCCCGAATCAAATCATGTCAGCAGTCCGCGAGTCCTTCCAGGACATGTTCAAGGCAGCTTTAACGCAAGCACTTCCCGACCTTATGGCCCAGGTCACTGACTCGGTCCTTAAAGCCGTGCAGCCCTGGGTTAGCACCCAAATTATGAACGCCACTAGCTGCGAATCCCCTCACCTCAAACGTAAGACGGCCTCCCGCCAGGCAGCGGAGGAACACGGTTCAGGCTCTGCAGCTGGTGGGTCGGTGCGGCCAATCGCTGGGGTTGCGCTGGCTCCAGGCCAGAGCTAG